TTGAGAACCATCGGCCATACTGGCCCTATCTTGGCCGTGTCTTGTATTTTTATTGGCAGGTCCGCCCACAGCGTTATCCCGTCAGAGATTCTAAATGACGGATGGCAGACGACAAAGACGGACGTGAGAAACAGGCGGCCGACGAGGATCGACGACAGCGCGAGCGCGACATGGAGGCGGAAGTGACCCGTGGCGACGAGGCGGAACCGCCGTTCGACGACGAGGCGACCGAGGCCCTCGAAGCGGCGCTCGAACCGCTGACGTTCCCCGCGACGGGCCGCGAGGTCGTCGCCGCGGTCGGCGACCGCGAGCTGGAGTCGGAGGCCCGCGTGTACACCGTCGCCGACCTGATCCCGGACGCGGACCTGGAGGCGTTCGACGCCCCGACGACGGTCCGCGAGCGCGTGCGTCGCCTCGCGGTCGCGGCCGCGATGAAGCGGGTCGTCGAGGCGGCCGCCGAACTGGAGAACGTCGATTTCGGCCGGTCGCAACACGAGGCGTTCGAGCGCACGTTCCGCGCGCTGAGCGATATCAACGAACTCGACGACGAGGAGGGGGTCCGCGCGATCGCCGACTGGGTCGTCGACCGGATCGGCGAGAAGCAGACGGTCCCCGGGTCGCGCGACCTCCGCCGACAGGGAGCGAAGTACTGCCGGGCGCACGGCTACGAAGTCCGCGACGACGAGTGGCTCGGAATCTGAGCCGGGACGAGGTTCCGAGAGCGAACGGAGTCGGGACGAGGTTCCGGGACCGGGCGCGTCGGAGCGGGCGGGAAGTCCCGAACGCCGGGACGCACAACGTTGAAGCCGGCCGCCGGCCTCGCATCCGTATGGACGAGAGCCGCCGGATCGCCGGCGTCGAGGAGGTTCCGGAGGAGAGCACGCTGCTCGCGACGCTGCGACCGGTCGACTCCGCGGCGGTCGACGAGGGCGAGGGCGACGTCGGGGAGAGCGAGGACGGGACGCCCGAGGTCGAGGCGCTCCTCACGCGCGCGGCCGGCGAGGTGCGCGCGTTCCGCAACTACTGCCAACACTGGACCGACGTGCGCCTCGACAAGGACGACGGCGCGTTCGTCCGCAACGGGGAGGTGTTCTGCCAGAAGCACGGCGCGACGTTCGAGGCCGACGGCGGCTACTGTAACTTCGGTCCCTGCGAGGGGGCCGTCCTCGAATCGGTCGACGTGACCGTCGAGGGCGACGGCGTGTTCCTCGCCGACGACGCCTACGAGTTCGTCCGGCTCGGCCCCTCCGCGAAGCAGGGCGACGACGGCGGCTCGCGGATCGACTTCACCGGGAACTGAGCCGCCCGCACGGCCGCGGGAGCGACCGGTCAGAACTTCGTGCGCCCGCCGCCGGCGTCCTCGCGCCCGAGCGCCTTCTTCAGGAAGTTCATCCAGCGCTTCTGGTCGGCCGCCTCCTGCCGCTTCGCCTCGGTCTCCGGGTCGGGGGCGTCCAACCCCTCCAGCGCCTCCAGCGCGCGGTCGATGCCGATGATCGCCGACGCCAACTCCTCGCCCTCCTCGCGGCTCACCTCGTTCTCCTCGATCGGTTCGAGCCGGTCGAGGCGCTCGCGCCGGAGGTTCCGCTTGGCGCGGTCAACGCGGTCGCGCTCGCCCGGCGGGACCGAGTCGCGGCGCTTGATCTCGAAGACGAACGAGCGGAGGTCGATCTCCTCGCCCTGGATCTCGATCGACTCCGGGATCTCGACGCCCACCGTCGAGGACTCGCGGTTGACCCGCTCCAAGAGCTGTTTTCGCTCGTACTCCTTCACGCTCGCTCGGTAGGGGGCGGTCGCACTTCGCTCCTTCGCCCGGAAGGGACGACGTTAACTCCGGCGCGCCGGTACGGACGCGCATGGAGACGCTCGAATCCGAACTCGCCGCGGCCCGCGACCTCGACATCGCGGAGCTGGCGGACGCCATCGAGTCGATCGGATTCGAGTGCACGCGCTGCGGCGGCTGCTGTACGGGCTACGCCCCGGACGAACCCGGCGGCGCGCCGGCCGGAGCGGGAGTCGACGAGACGGGCGGGGACGTGAAATCTGAAGAGGACGACGATACCGCGGAGTGCCACGACGACGACCGCGAGCCGCACACCGCGACCGTCTTCCCGGACGAGGTCCGCCGCGTCGCCGACGCCGCCGCGGACGCGACCGGCGAGGCGTACGACTGGCGCGACGTGGCCCGCCCGATGCCGTTCGGTCTCGACGCGGGCGAGGAGGGCGAGCCGGAGGGGGAGACGTTCGAGTGGGCGCTCGCGACCGACGACTGCGGCGACTGCACCTTCTACGAGGAGTCCGACGGCCGGGGGGCGTGTACCGTCCACGACGCGCGCCCGCTCATCTGTCGGACCTACCCGTTCAGCGTCGCCTTGGAGGGGACG
This genomic stretch from Halorubrum hochsteinianum harbors:
- a CDS encoding Rieske (2Fe-2S) protein — its product is MDESRRIAGVEEVPEESTLLATLRPVDSAAVDEGEGDVGESEDGTPEVEALLTRAAGEVRAFRNYCQHWTDVRLDKDDGAFVRNGEVFCQKHGATFEADGGYCNFGPCEGAVLESVDVTVEGDGVFLADDAYEFVRLGPSAKQGDDGGSRIDFTGN
- a CDS encoding YkgJ family cysteine cluster protein, with the translated sequence METLESELAAARDLDIAELADAIESIGFECTRCGGCCTGYAPDEPGGAPAGAGVDETGGDVKSEEDDDTAECHDDDREPHTATVFPDEVRRVADAAADATGEAYDWRDVARPMPFGLDAGEEGEPEGETFEWALATDDCGDCTFYEESDGRGACTVHDARPLICRTYPFSVALEGTSQPMGEAVDEAGVVRAHECEGLGRDITRQDAEELAAALKERAVRELEEAIGVRDGYDPTASDRADGDVVVFDSEGPKEADGRPVGGE
- a CDS encoding DUF5788 family protein is translated as MKEYERKQLLERVNRESSTVGVEIPESIEIQGEEIDLRSFVFEIKRRDSVPPGERDRVDRAKRNLRRERLDRLEPIEENEVSREEGEELASAIIGIDRALEALEGLDAPDPETEAKRQEAADQKRWMNFLKKALGREDAGGGRTKF